A region from the Actinoplanes sp. OR16 genome encodes:
- a CDS encoding VOC family protein, which produces MTALRGFTTVTFFADDLDAARSWYTSVFEIEPYFDKGGAYLEWRVGDYQHEFGVLKSAFAPHPVSGGQASGAIIYWAVDDVEAAYQRLLSLGASEHDKPTERGTGYVTASVLDPFGNILGVMRNQHYQDVLDARR; this is translated from the coding sequence ATGACTGCACTTCGCGGATTCACCACCGTCACCTTCTTCGCCGACGACCTGGACGCCGCCCGCTCGTGGTACACGTCGGTCTTCGAGATCGAGCCCTACTTCGACAAGGGCGGCGCCTACCTGGAATGGCGGGTCGGCGACTACCAGCACGAGTTCGGCGTGCTGAAGAGCGCCTTCGCCCCGCATCCGGTGAGCGGCGGGCAGGCGTCCGGCGCGATCATCTACTGGGCGGTCGACGACGTCGAGGCGGCCTACCAGCGGCTTCTTTCGCTGGGCGCCTCCGAGCACGACAAACCCACCGAGCGAGGGACCGGGTACGTGACGGCTTCCGTGCTCGACCCGTTCGGCAACATCCTCGGCGTCATGCGCAATCAGCACTACCAGGACGTCCTGGACGCCCGGCGTTGA
- a CDS encoding PLP-dependent aminotransferase family protein yields the protein MEPIGIVERLGRWSSGRGALYLLLAARIRTMIDDGELPAGELLPPDRALAAALAVGRSTVVAAYDLLAGEGRIVRRQGSGTRVAGPASGTPRPTTDAPAFLHLLEPRDGVVMLACAAPDAPPAELVEAYSRILPDLATISGDIGYHPTGHPALRRAIADRYRSRGLPTTPDQILVTTGGQQALTLLARTLVRPGDRVLVQAPTYFGALEAFRSEGAVLGVSPAADVALRYGITAFHNPTGAVTPEPERHRAAWSAAQAGIPLIDDEVLTDLGFPGHPSPPPMAVHSADVITIGSLSKVVWGGLRVGWIRASGALVARLARMRTVMDLGGNVPAQLAAAALLPDLDALAARSAAQRLAQHDHLRSELLRLLPSWEAAPVPGGQTLWVHIPHGDGQSFAQVALRHGVAVLPGSGLDPAGGSRDRLRVHFLASCGDLSEAVVRLAAAWSDYEAKPSRDTFPPVMAV from the coding sequence ATGGAGCCAATCGGGATCGTGGAGCGGCTGGGGCGGTGGTCGTCCGGGCGGGGTGCCCTGTATCTGCTGCTCGCGGCGCGGATCCGCACGATGATCGACGACGGCGAGCTGCCGGCGGGCGAACTGCTGCCACCGGACCGCGCACTGGCGGCGGCCCTCGCGGTGGGCCGGAGCACGGTGGTGGCCGCCTACGACCTGCTCGCCGGCGAGGGCCGGATCGTCCGCCGGCAGGGCAGCGGCACCCGGGTCGCCGGTCCCGCGTCCGGCACACCGCGCCCGACCACCGACGCGCCCGCGTTCCTCCACCTGCTCGAACCCCGCGACGGCGTCGTCATGCTGGCCTGCGCGGCGCCGGACGCACCCCCGGCCGAACTCGTCGAGGCGTACTCCCGCATCCTCCCCGACCTCGCCACCATCTCCGGGGACATCGGCTACCACCCCACCGGCCATCCCGCGCTGCGCCGGGCCATCGCTGATCGGTACCGGTCACGTGGCCTCCCCACCACCCCCGACCAGATCCTCGTGACGACCGGCGGTCAGCAGGCACTCACCCTCCTGGCCCGCACTCTCGTCCGCCCCGGCGACCGCGTCCTCGTCCAGGCGCCGACCTATTTCGGGGCCCTCGAAGCCTTCCGTTCCGAAGGCGCCGTCCTCGGCGTCTCCCCGGCCGCCGATGTGGCGCTGCGGTACGGCATCACCGCCTTCCACAACCCGACCGGCGCCGTGACGCCGGAGCCCGAACGTCATCGCGCGGCCTGGTCCGCGGCGCAGGCCGGCATCCCGCTGATCGACGACGAGGTGCTGACCGACCTGGGCTTCCCCGGCCACCCCTCACCGCCGCCGATGGCCGTCCACTCGGCGGACGTCATCACGATCGGCTCGCTCAGCAAGGTCGTCTGGGGTGGGCTGCGCGTCGGCTGGATACGGGCGTCGGGCGCTCTGGTCGCACGGCTGGCGCGGATGCGCACCGTCATGGATCTCGGAGGAAACGTCCCCGCACAACTCGCGGCGGCCGCCCTGCTCCCCGACCTGGACGCGCTCGCCGCGCGATCGGCCGCTCAGCGCCTGGCGCAGCACGACCACTTGCGGTCAGAGCTGCTCCGTCTGCTGCCGTCGTGGGAGGCCGCGCCGGTACCGGGAGGACAGACCCTCTGGGTACACATACCGCACGGCGACGGCCAATCCTTCGCCCAGGTGGCCCTCCGTCACGGCGTCGCGGTCCTGCCCGGCTCAGGCCTGGACCCGGCGGGTGGCAGTAGGGATCGCCTGAGAGTCCATTTCCTGGCGTCGTGTGGGGATTTGTCGGAGGCGGTTGTTCGGTTGGCAGCGGCATGGTCGGACTACGAGGCGAAACCGAGCCGGGACACGTTCCCACCGGTGATGGCTGTTTAG
- a CDS encoding YafY family protein, which translates to MRADRLVAALLLMQARGRITAAELATELEVSVATARRDLEALSTAGIPVYPQPGRHGGWQLVGGARTDLSGLSSAEARALFLLAGPASAASEEVRAAMRKLLRALPETYRGEAQVAAGAVVVDPAGWGESVRSQPPEVRVLQEAVVRRQRVRFRYKDAEREADPWGLIDKDAVWYLLAGTDRGQRTFRLDRIGDLTVTEETFDRPDDFTLATAWDRVVSAIEERRSRTWAVVLIPERFLWVLRDHFGRHCHPGGTEADGRVRVRVGAPTPRDIAQTLAGWGSIAEVQEPSSVRVELARIGSELTTLYP; encoded by the coding sequence ATGCGCGCCGACCGTCTCGTAGCCGCCCTGCTGCTCATGCAGGCGCGCGGCCGGATCACCGCCGCCGAACTCGCGACCGAGTTGGAGGTCTCGGTCGCCACCGCCCGCCGCGACCTGGAGGCGCTGTCCACCGCCGGCATCCCGGTCTATCCGCAGCCCGGGCGGCACGGCGGCTGGCAGCTCGTCGGCGGCGCCCGCACCGATCTGAGCGGTCTCAGCTCGGCCGAGGCGCGGGCGCTGTTCCTGCTGGCCGGTCCGGCGTCGGCGGCCTCCGAGGAGGTGCGGGCGGCGATGCGCAAGCTGCTCCGGGCGCTGCCGGAGACCTACCGCGGCGAGGCTCAGGTGGCGGCCGGCGCGGTCGTCGTCGACCCGGCGGGCTGGGGTGAGAGCGTCCGCTCGCAGCCTCCCGAAGTGCGCGTACTCCAGGAGGCGGTGGTGCGGCGGCAGCGGGTGCGGTTCCGATACAAGGACGCCGAGCGGGAGGCCGACCCGTGGGGCCTGATCGACAAGGACGCCGTGTGGTACCTGCTGGCCGGCACCGATCGCGGCCAGCGCACCTTCCGGCTCGACCGGATCGGCGACCTCACCGTGACCGAGGAGACCTTCGACCGCCCGGACGACTTCACCCTGGCCACGGCGTGGGACCGGGTGGTCAGCGCGATCGAGGAACGCCGCTCCCGGACCTGGGCCGTCGTGCTGATCCCGGAACGCTTCCTCTGGGTGCTGCGCGACCACTTCGGACGCCACTGCCATCCGGGCGGGACCGAGGCCGACGGCCGGGTGCGGGTGCGGGTCGGCGCCCCGACGCCACGGGACATCGCGCAGACACTGGCCGGCTGGGGTTCGATCGCCGAGGTTCAAGAGCCTTCTTCGGTACGGGTGGAGCTCGCGCGAATCGGCTCGGAGCTGACTACGCTCTACCCCTGA
- a CDS encoding Lrp/AsnC family transcriptional regulator has translation MLDDTDRRICAELARDGRMSMRTLAETLHISRANAYARVARLQQDGVIRGFHADVDPVAAGLTTAAYVTLNLQQANWREVLGRLRTLPGVVHIGLVGGDFDVILLVRVADNTELRHLVLDEIQGMPGVVTTRTLLLFEESTPQ, from the coding sequence ATGCTCGACGACACCGACCGCCGCATCTGCGCCGAGCTGGCCCGCGACGGGCGGATGTCGATGCGTACCCTCGCCGAGACACTGCACATCTCCCGGGCGAACGCCTACGCCCGCGTCGCCCGCCTCCAGCAGGACGGGGTGATCCGCGGCTTCCACGCCGACGTCGACCCGGTCGCGGCCGGGCTGACCACTGCGGCGTACGTGACGCTCAACCTCCAGCAGGCGAACTGGCGCGAAGTCCTCGGCCGTCTCCGCACCCTGCCCGGCGTCGTGCACATCGGCCTGGTCGGCGGCGACTTCGACGTGATCCTGCTGGTCCGCGTCGCCGACAACACCGAGCTGCGCCACCTGGTCCTCGACGAGATCCAGGGCATGCCCGGCGTCGTCACCACCCGGACCCTGCTCCTCTTCGAAGAGTCCACCCCTCAGTGA
- a CDS encoding thiamine pyrophosphate-dependent enzyme: MTRDAAHLLPSAEPVTLIDPDGHPVPQVGHSMPDPQALVRAYAALITARRFNDQANALVRQGRLAVYPSSHGQEACQVACVQVLGDGDWLFPTYRDTAAIVTRGVDPVQALTLLRGDWHSGYDPLQTRVAPQATPLATHLLHAVGVAHAARLRGEDTVVMAVCGDGATSEGDFHEALNFAAVFRTPVVFLVQNNEYAISVPLARQTAAPSLAHKGIGYGVKGERVDGNDVAALLRVLGDAVDRARAGEGPQLVEAHTYRVQAHTNADDPGRYRSEDEVAPWLGRDPLVRLEAYLGITKLINETDRSRFVEHAEALAARMREGLGEEPVADYRELFAYVYAEPTPQLREQQSMVADEMAREGTA; the protein is encoded by the coding sequence ATGACACGTGACGCAGCACACCTGCTGCCGTCCGCGGAGCCGGTGACCCTCATCGACCCGGACGGCCACCCCGTTCCGCAGGTCGGCCATTCGATGCCCGACCCTCAGGCCCTGGTGCGCGCCTACGCCGCGCTGATCACCGCACGCCGCTTCAACGACCAGGCGAACGCCCTGGTCCGGCAGGGGCGTCTCGCGGTCTACCCCTCGTCGCACGGGCAGGAGGCCTGCCAGGTCGCCTGCGTGCAGGTGCTCGGTGACGGCGACTGGCTGTTCCCCACCTACCGGGACACGGCCGCGATCGTGACCCGCGGCGTCGACCCGGTGCAGGCGCTGACGCTGCTGCGCGGCGACTGGCACAGCGGCTACGACCCACTGCAGACCCGGGTGGCGCCGCAGGCCACGCCGCTCGCCACCCATCTGCTGCACGCGGTCGGGGTGGCGCACGCGGCCCGGCTGCGCGGCGAGGACACCGTGGTGATGGCGGTCTGCGGGGACGGCGCGACGAGTGAGGGCGACTTCCACGAGGCACTGAACTTCGCGGCGGTCTTCCGTACGCCGGTGGTGTTCCTGGTGCAGAACAACGAGTACGCGATCTCCGTTCCGCTGGCCCGGCAGACCGCGGCACCGTCGCTGGCGCACAAGGGCATCGGGTACGGGGTGAAGGGCGAGCGTGTCGACGGCAACGACGTCGCCGCCCTGCTGCGTGTCCTCGGCGACGCCGTGGACCGGGCCCGCGCCGGTGAGGGGCCGCAGCTCGTGGAGGCGCACACCTACCGGGTGCAGGCGCACACGAACGCCGACGACCCTGGGCGTTATCGGTCAGAAGATGAGGTAGCTCCATGGCTGGGGCGTGATCCGCTCGTCAGGCTGGAGGCCTATCTGGGCATCACAAAGTTGATCAATGAAACCGACAGATCACGATTTGTCGAGCACGCAGAAGCGCTCGCCGCCCGCATGCGCGAGGGACTCGGCGAGGAACCCGTCGCCGACTACCGGGAGCTCTTCGCGTACGTCTACGCCGAACCCACCCCGCAACTCCGCGAACAGCAGTCGATGGTCGCCGACGAGATGGCCCGGGAGGGAACGGCATGA
- a CDS encoding pyridoxal phosphate-dependent aminotransferase produces the protein MTVFATSPMTSLIDGHVRYDLAESTCPPLTVGELASPEEIAAVPLGYGTTRGDGRLRGLVAAGSGVGAEQVLITVGAVEAMFLLAQAVCGPGDHVVVVAPCFPPALTVPAALKAEIDIVRAEFDSHYRLPLREIVQVLGPRTKLVSLASPQNPAGVRLTAAELRELDEAVRSRAPQAVILVDETYHFSTYGDAPVPASAAGLSSRVVTCGSVSKAHGAPGLRLGWLTVTDPDLYDRLREAKFNTTIACSGVDEFLATRVLERAPEILAVRAEFLRDRLDELRSWASRHGVEMVVPDGGPLCCLRAPDTSFYQRLEAREVRVAPGSWFREDDRVFRLGFGHLPAEDFGEALERLGSALQG, from the coding sequence ATGACCGTTTTCGCCACGAGTCCGATGACTTCGCTGATCGATGGACATGTCCGGTACGACCTCGCCGAGAGCACCTGCCCGCCGCTGACGGTGGGGGAGCTGGCCTCGCCGGAGGAGATCGCCGCGGTGCCGCTCGGCTACGGCACGACCCGCGGTGACGGGAGGCTGCGCGGCCTGGTGGCGGCCGGTTCCGGCGTCGGCGCCGAGCAGGTGCTGATCACGGTGGGAGCGGTCGAGGCCATGTTCCTGCTGGCCCAGGCGGTCTGCGGTCCGGGCGATCACGTGGTCGTGGTGGCGCCGTGTTTCCCGCCGGCGCTGACCGTTCCGGCCGCTTTGAAAGCAGAGATCGATATCGTACGGGCGGAGTTCGACTCCCATTACCGCCTGCCACTGCGCGAGATCGTCCAGGTGCTCGGCCCGCGTACGAAGCTCGTCTCGCTGGCGTCCCCGCAGAATCCCGCCGGCGTCCGCCTGACTGCGGCGGAGCTGCGGGAACTCGACGAAGCCGTGCGATCCCGTGCTCCGCAAGCGGTCATCCTGGTCGACGAGACGTACCACTTCTCGACGTACGGCGACGCACCCGTCCCCGCCTCCGCGGCCGGCCTGTCGTCACGCGTCGTCACCTGCGGCTCGGTGTCGAAGGCGCACGGCGCTCCCGGCCTGCGACTGGGCTGGCTGACCGTGACCGATCCGGATCTGTACGACCGGCTGCGCGAGGCGAAGTTCAACACCACGATCGCCTGCTCCGGCGTGGACGAGTTCCTGGCGACCCGGGTCCTGGAGCGGGCGCCGGAGATCCTGGCGGTGCGGGCGGAGTTCCTCCGTGACCGGCTTGACGAGTTGCGGTCATGGGCATCGCGGCACGGCGTCGAGATGGTGGTCCCGGACGGTGGCCCGCTGTGCTGCCTGCGAGCGCCGGACACGTCGTTCTACCAGCGGCTGGAGGCGCGTGAGGTGCGGGTGGCGCCGGGTTCCTGGTTCCGCGAGGACGATCGCGTCTTCCGGCTCGGTTTCGGTCACCTGCCGGCGGAGGACTTCGGTGAAGCACTGGAGCGGCTCGGGTCGGCCCTTCAGGGGTAG
- a CDS encoding alpha-ketoacid dehydrogenase subunit beta — MTEKLTMANALNRALRDALRADDTVMVFGEDVGPLGGVFRITDGLTAEFGDQRCFDTPLAESGILGMAIGMAMNGLRPVVEMQFDAFAYPAFEQLVSHAAKMRNRTRGKVGVPLVIRVPYAGGVGGVEHHCDSSEAYYAHTPGLHVVAPATPEDAYGLLRRAIESPDPVVFLEPKKLYFSRAEADLSKPVPPIGRAVVRREGTDATLIAYGPAVPVALEAAEAAAQEGRSLQVVDLRSIVPFDDETVCAAVRSTGRAVVIAEAAGFASVSSEVVARVTERCFHSLAAPIRRVTGFDIPYPPPKLEHVQLPSVDRVLDVVDELQWEYA, encoded by the coding sequence ATGACCGAGAAGCTGACCATGGCGAACGCCCTGAACCGGGCGCTGCGGGACGCCCTGCGCGCCGACGACACCGTGATGGTCTTCGGTGAGGACGTGGGGCCGCTCGGCGGCGTCTTCCGGATCACCGACGGGCTGACCGCCGAGTTCGGTGACCAGCGCTGCTTCGACACGCCACTGGCCGAGTCGGGCATCCTCGGCATGGCGATCGGGATGGCGATGAACGGCCTGCGCCCGGTCGTCGAGATGCAGTTCGACGCGTTCGCGTACCCGGCGTTCGAGCAGCTCGTCAGCCACGCCGCGAAGATGCGCAACCGCACCCGGGGCAAGGTCGGGGTGCCGCTGGTGATCCGGGTGCCGTACGCGGGCGGCGTCGGCGGCGTCGAGCACCACTGCGACTCGTCCGAGGCCTACTACGCGCACACGCCCGGCCTGCACGTGGTCGCCCCGGCCACCCCCGAGGACGCCTACGGGCTGTTGCGCCGGGCCATCGAGTCCCCGGACCCGGTCGTCTTCCTGGAGCCGAAGAAGCTCTACTTCTCCCGTGCCGAGGCCGACCTGTCGAAGCCGGTGCCGCCGATCGGCAGGGCCGTGGTCCGGCGGGAGGGCACCGATGCCACGCTGATCGCCTACGGTCCCGCCGTGCCGGTCGCGCTGGAGGCCGCCGAGGCCGCCGCGCAGGAGGGACGCAGCCTGCAGGTGGTGGATCTGCGCTCGATCGTGCCGTTCGACGACGAGACCGTGTGCGCGGCGGTCCGCTCGACCGGCCGGGCCGTGGTGATCGCCGAGGCGGCCGGGTTCGCGAGCGTGTCGTCCGAGGTGGTGGCGCGGGTGACCGAGCGCTGCTTCCATTCGCTCGCCGCGCCGATCCGCCGGGTCACCGGGTTCGACATCCCGTACCCGCCGCCGAAGCTGGAGCACGTCCAGCTCCCGTCGGTGGACCGCGTCCTGGACGTCGTCGACGAGCTGCAGTGGGAGTACGCATGA